Below is a genomic region from Fibrobacter sp. UWH6.
AACTTCTGCAGGAGCAGCCTGTTCAACAACAGCAGGCTCAGCCGGAGTGGCGACAGGTGCAACCACAGCGGAATCCTGGGCAAAAAGAAAAGTCGCCGAAAGAACGACGACTGCAAAAATAGAGGCAATCAAATTCTTCATGTTTTACAATATAGCAAACTGAAGAATTTGAGTTTTGGAACTATCGCGGAAGAACCATCTGCTTTTTCCAAATACCATTGGCACCCTTTACATAGTAAACACCAGGCACCATGGCGTCACCAGGAGCAACCAAGGAACCATCTAGACGGCGCACCTGCAAACGGCTTCCCGAGAATTTTGGAACAGACTTCAAGTTTGCAATAGATGTAAGACCATATTCGTCATCAGAAGAAGCAGGCTCCGCTGACTGGGAAGAAGATGAAACTTCATTTTCAGAGGAAGCAGGCTCTGCTGACTGAGAAGAAGATGAAACTTCATTTTCGGTAGAACTACTCAACCCGATCTTCCGTTCGTCCATGAATATGCCATGAACTACTTGCAATGTCACGTCCTTAATTGAATCCGGAATTGCAACAGCCTTTTTAGCCTGATCAACAACCGTTACAGAATCCATGCCAACACTTTCACCAAAGTAATACTTACCTGCGGTAGTCACCTTGGTCTCACCACCCTTAACAACAGTATCCCTTCTAGTGACATGGTAATAGGCTACAGAAGCATACCACCAGTCAAACTGGAATTCATAGGTTTTAGACGCAAGAATTTCTCCAGAACGATAAGATCCATCTTCAGGAAAGCCGTCCTCCACAAACACCAGAAGATTATTGGTATTGGTAGAATCATAACCATTCATCTTATTGCCATGGATATCCAAAATAACCGTAGCATAGTCACTCGAACCTTGCTCCCACCTTCCAGAGGAACTCGAACTCAACCAAGAGTAATACTTATAGTCGTTGAAATAAGTTTCACTACAGGAAGCGGTTACCGTATACGGGAAATTGTACTTGGTATTTCGAGAAGGCTTTAAAGTCCAAATATCTTCATGACGAGTTTGCGTGACAGAAGTAGCCGTTTTCAAATCCTTGCTACCTTTCCACAAGGTCTCATCCATATAGGCCATCTTCAAAGTCACCTTGGGAAACGAACTATGAAGCAAAGTATCGCACACATTGCGAACATAAATGGATTCTTCAGCCCAGGCAGACACACCCAGCAGCATTCCAACAAACAAAACTTTTTTGGCCAGATTCATTTTAGCCTCCAAAACACAATTTTACTACCACTAAAGATATATCAAAAAAAGACAGTCCGTAAACTGTCTTTTACAAAGAGTGATTAAATCAGCCGAATTTTCGTAAAAAAGACTACAATTCCGTTGACTTAATGCGTTTCCACCCCTCTTCAGGAATCATGGCACCCATGACCTGCACCACTTCGTTAGAAACAACACTACCCAACTTACCGGCACGATCCATATCCCAGCCATTCATATAGCCATAAAGGAAACCGGCAGCCCACAGGTCGCCTGCCCCGGTGGTATCAATGGCCTTGGCAGCACCAGCCTCCACACGAGTCACCACGCCGTCCTTGGCAATCAAGGCGCCACGCTTGCCGATCTTAACCACAGCCACCTTGGCCTTCTTGGCAAGAACTTCAAGAGCGGCCTCTTCCTTGACACCGGCATAGGCGAAGGCTTCGTCTTCGTTGGCAATCACGATATCGATCATCTTCTTTTCGAAGAGTTCATCGAACAAGCCGCGGCAGGCATCCACCACCCCAAAGGAACTGAAATCCAGAGCGGTTTCAACACCAAGGGAACGGGCCAAGGTAAAGCACTTCTTGAAATTTTCGGTATCGAAGGCGCTATAACCTTCCGCAAGAATCAGGGAGACGCCATCAAACAGTTCCGGGCAGAAATCCTCAGACTTCATATCGTTAGACGCACCCAAAAAAGTCCACATAGAACGCTGGGCATCGGGAGTCACCGCGCTAAAGACGCAACCCGTAGCCACGTCAGAAAGACCCATACGATTTTCCACATTGTGAGACTTCAGATGATTCTGGAACAGTCGACCCAGTTCGTCATCACCCACGCGGCTAATAAAGGCGGAATCGCCACCCAGCTTCGAAATACCCACCATGGTATTGCAGGTAGAACCGCCAGGAACGCGAATGGGATTCTTCAACTCGCCCAGGAACTTTTCCATCTGGGGCCAATCCACATGATTCATGCCACCCTTCTGAACACCCTGTGCAGCCATCCATTCTTCGCTGACATTGGCCAAGACATCAACCAGGGCAGCTCCAATACCAAGAATTTTTTTAGTCATATGAGTTCGTTCAACCTTTAAAAAACAAGGCGGGTACAGAGACCCGCATTTTTAAAACTACCGACGGCGGCGAAGCTTTTCGCTTGCATCCAGAAGGAATTTACGTTCAGAGTCCGTCAGCGAATTGATTCCGCTTTCGTTCACCTTCTTCAGGATTTCGTCCATGCGCTTGTTTTCGTCTACATAGAAAACTTCACCTTCCAAGGGTTCGTCCGACTTGCGGGAACTGCGACTGGATTCCGCACGGCCACCGTCATTCATCTTGAACTTAGGGCCGCGGGCCTTGCGGGCGGCGCGTTCAAACTTGTCGGCAAGACCACCAATCTTGCCAAAGCCACGTTCGTAAAAATGCATATAGATAAAGCCACCAACGACACCGCCCAAATGAGCCAGGTGAGCCACGCCATCTCCGGAGGGAGCCATGAACACGTCGATACCCACCATAAACCACATGGCGTACTTGATTCGCATGGGGAAGAACATGAACATGAGAATCACACGGTTGGGGAAGAACTTATAGTAGGCCACGAACAGCCCCATCAAGGCGCCAGAGGCTCCGATAATGGGATTATTGGTCAGGCCCAGTACACACATAACCAGGCTGAACACTGCAGCAAAAATTCCGCAGAACATGTACATGCCCGTAAAATGTTTCGAACCCATCATGTCCACCACGTCGGAACCGAACATCCAGAGCATCAGCATGTTAAACAGGAAATGCCAGAAATCCACATGGACGAACATGTAAGTCACATAGCGCCAGGCTTCGTACGGAACCGTGGGGAAATAGGCGCCAAAATAAGT
It encodes:
- a CDS encoding adenosine kinase; the encoded protein is MTKKILGIGAALVDVLANVSEEWMAAQGVQKGGMNHVDWPQMEKFLGELKNPIRVPGGSTCNTMVGISKLGGDSAFISRVGDDELGRLFQNHLKSHNVENRMGLSDVATGCVFSAVTPDAQRSMWTFLGASNDMKSEDFCPELFDGVSLILAEGYSAFDTENFKKCFTLARSLGVETALDFSSFGVVDACRGLFDELFEKKMIDIVIANEDEAFAYAGVKEEAALEVLAKKAKVAVVKIGKRGALIAKDGVVTRVEAGAAKAIDTTGAGDLWAAGFLYGYMNGWDMDRAGKLGSVVSNEVVQVMGAMIPEEGWKRIKSTEL
- a CDS encoding rhomboid family intramembrane serine protease, whose product is MRPFSFLPKVLRVLLLINAGVFAAAFVLGGVLGLQLNIPGVGPGNLRDYITYFGAYFPTVPYEAWRYVTYMFVHVDFWHFLFNMLMLWMFGSDVVDMMGSKHFTGMYMFCGIFAAVFSLVMCVLGLTNNPIIGASGALMGLFVAYYKFFPNRVILMFMFFPMRIKYAMWFMVGIDVFMAPSGDGVAHLAHLGGVVGGFIYMHFYERGFGKIGGLADKFERAARKARGPKFKMNDGGRAESSRSSRKSDEPLEGEVFYVDENKRMDEILKKVNESGINSLTDSERKFLLDASEKLRRRR